In Halobacillus amylolyticus, the following proteins share a genomic window:
- a CDS encoding glycosyltransferase — MVIAYHPFLDARIFRKEAKSLQKKGYHVTMIVPRRNGHLFDIDGTPFTKRFRNKVFTHEGIKMVTYNWESCKDQLSKVLSNENVWETQGFTNQLTQLAIQQNADIYHTHEYLSLFAGVGIKRLMKKRKGKDVKLIYDSHELTPDPLNPRYSEKHRDELKQKLLIMLDEVDYVITVSDSIKSWYLSHKPKLPVEVIYNSPPLAQKYLPKEYGSNGLTIGYEGNFDDKKGMKEKIIGITELCSKKLDFQFKIVGGSRFNNPFAIPEPLQSNLTLTGWVDYLDIPNHLKDVDIGWIDLENVENSLNFKYAMPNKFFSYLNNGIPILVNKCHEMEAFVNTHQCGVVVEKTNATAQDYADALLYLSQNKSNLKRMSLNSRKVMENLYSWEKMEKRLFNVYQQLLTK, encoded by the coding sequence ATGGTTATTGCTTATCATCCATTTTTGGACGCGAGAATCTTTAGGAAGGAAGCAAAAAGCTTACAGAAAAAAGGATACCATGTCACGATGATTGTTCCGAGGAGGAATGGTCATCTATTCGATATTGATGGTACCCCTTTTACGAAACGTTTCAGGAATAAGGTCTTTACACACGAAGGAATAAAAATGGTCACATACAACTGGGAGAGTTGTAAAGATCAATTAAGTAAAGTATTAAGCAATGAGAATGTTTGGGAAACACAAGGGTTTACCAATCAATTAACGCAACTCGCTATTCAGCAAAATGCTGATATTTATCATACCCATGAGTACCTATCCCTTTTCGCTGGAGTAGGTATAAAACGATTAATGAAGAAAAGAAAAGGAAAGGATGTAAAGTTAATTTATGATAGCCATGAATTGACTCCTGATCCTTTGAACCCTAGATACAGCGAGAAACATAGAGATGAATTGAAACAGAAACTCCTTATTATGCTGGATGAAGTTGATTACGTGATTACTGTTTCAGATTCAATTAAATCATGGTATTTATCTCATAAACCAAAACTGCCTGTGGAAGTAATCTATAACTCACCTCCTTTAGCTCAAAAATATCTACCTAAAGAGTATGGTTCAAATGGGTTAACTATCGGCTATGAAGGAAACTTTGATGATAAAAAAGGCATGAAGGAAAAGATTATTGGGATTACAGAATTATGCTCTAAGAAGTTAGATTTTCAGTTCAAGATTGTGGGGGGAAGTCGGTTTAATAATCCCTTCGCCATCCCAGAGCCCCTTCAAAGTAATCTAACCTTAACTGGATGGGTTGATTATCTTGACATTCCAAATCATTTGAAAGATGTTGATATTGGCTGGATTGATTTGGAGAATGTAGAAAACTCCCTTAATTTCAAGTACGCCATGCCAAATAAATTTTTTAGTTATTTGAATAATGGGATACCAATTTTAGTGAATAAATGTCATGAAATGGAGGCTTTTGTAAACACACATCAATGTGGGGTTGTTGTCGAGAAAACGAATGCTACAGCTCAGGATTATGCAGATGCCTTACTATATCTTAGCCAAAATAAAAGCAACTTGAAAAGAATGAGTCTGAATAGTCGTAAAGTAATGGAAAATTTATATTCATGGGAGAAAATGGAGAAACGATTATTTAATGTTTACCAACAACTCCTAACTAAGTAA
- a CDS encoding acyltransferase produces MSDIHGSAQLGERVVIEKDVKIGKNVVIGHHSVILQGTEIGDNVTVGCNCVLGIRPAVNQRMRETSNANRQLVIQSGTRIGHLVSIYSGTELGKDVFIGDHASIRENVSVADESVIGRAAIVELNTKIGKRCTVQTQAYVTGDTTLEDHVFIGPCVSMSNDKYMGAQAYSLKGPHIRKGAKIGNNASLLPGVTVGHNTIIGAGAVVTKDTEDNIVAAGVPARKIK; encoded by the coding sequence ATGTCTGATATCCACGGAAGTGCCCAACTGGGAGAACGCGTCGTCATTGAAAAAGATGTAAAAATCGGAAAAAATGTTGTGATCGGTCATCATTCTGTAATCTTACAGGGTACTGAAATTGGTGATAACGTAACAGTTGGTTGTAATTGTGTGCTTGGAATTCGCCCAGCTGTTAATCAAAGAATGCGAGAAACCTCCAATGCGAATCGACAGTTAGTGATCCAGTCTGGTACACGAATCGGACATTTGGTTTCCATCTATTCTGGAACTGAGCTTGGAAAAGACGTGTTTATTGGTGATCACGCTAGTATTCGGGAAAATGTGTCAGTTGCTGACGAATCTGTCATTGGAAGAGCAGCTATAGTGGAATTAAATACAAAGATAGGGAAAAGATGCACAGTGCAAACGCAAGCTTATGTAACAGGTGATACGACCCTTGAAGATCATGTGTTCATTGGCCCATGTGTATCGATGTCAAATGATAAGTACATGGGTGCTCAGGCATACTCCCTAAAAGGACCACATATTAGAAAAGGAGCTAAAATAGGAAACAATGCCTCACTCTTACCAGGAGTTACGGTTGGTCATAATACTATAATAGGTGCGGGAGCTGTGGTAACGAAGGACACAGAGGATAACATAGTTGCTGCAGGCGTTCCCGCAAGAAAAATCAAGTGA
- a CDS encoding glycosyltransferase, translated as MINLLFIAEDTSRLLNKNFYYLEQELSKVVNLTIWRKPGHISYILKQLPTRPDFILLLNDIDHQMTPMIKGLANIDIPTGLFVNDVHRFTSLRRNYIAKHDIPYLFTVVRDKFIETYPEFKKKMEWFPHFVNTELCRDYGLKKDINLLMMGAVNDSYPLRQKILKTYEGDADFVYHNHPGYREFSKEEENQKFIGQIYGKEINRANIFFTCPSVLNYPVIKYFEALACKTLLLAPTFKELEDLGFIPGVHFVPIDEGNFQEKAVAYLANDSARLKIVKQGYHFIHQKHSVERRTQQLVQKIEGIVHK; from the coding sequence TTGATTAATCTTTTGTTTATAGCAGAGGATACATCAAGGTTGTTAAATAAAAATTTTTATTATTTAGAGCAGGAACTTTCAAAGGTAGTCAACTTAACGATATGGAGAAAACCTGGTCATATTAGCTATATTTTGAAACAACTCCCCACGCGACCCGATTTTATATTGCTGTTAAATGATATTGACCACCAAATGACACCCATGATTAAAGGTCTCGCTAATATAGATATCCCCACGGGACTATTTGTGAATGATGTTCATCGGTTTACGAGTCTTAGAAGAAACTATATAGCTAAACACGATATCCCTTATTTATTCACTGTTGTTCGAGACAAATTTATAGAAACTTATCCGGAATTTAAAAAGAAAATGGAATGGTTCCCCCACTTTGTTAATACAGAATTATGTAGGGACTATGGGTTAAAAAAGGATATCAATTTGCTAATGATGGGGGCTGTTAACGACTCCTATCCGTTAAGACAGAAAATATTGAAGACGTATGAAGGGGATGCAGACTTCGTCTATCACAACCACCCCGGTTATCGGGAATTTAGTAAAGAAGAGGAAAACCAAAAATTTATTGGCCAAATTTATGGAAAGGAAATTAACCGGGCCAATATTTTCTTCACCTGTCCATCGGTTTTAAACTACCCTGTTATAAAGTATTTTGAAGCGCTTGCTTGCAAGACCCTTCTGCTAGCACCAACCTTCAAAGAATTGGAGGATCTTGGTTTCATTCCAGGGGTTCATTTTGTGCCGATAGACGAAGGGAATTTTCAGGAAAAAGCAGTAGCTTATTTAGCGAATGATTCGGCCCGCCTGAAGATAGTGAAGCAGGGGTACCATTTCATCCATCAAAAACACTCAGTTGAACGACGAACCCAGCAACTGGTTCAAAAAATAGAAGGTATTGTTCATAAGTAA